The genomic window CGCTGAACACTGTCGCAAAAGAGTACGGCATTGAAAAACTGTACGATCTTCGCGACCTTTGGCAGGGCGACCACAATCTTCTTGCCGAACCACCCGATTTTTCCGGCCTGTCAAGCGTACCGGACACCTACTACTACATCGGCCCACTGATCGCTGATTTAGCCAGCCCTGTTCCAGAAGAGATAAACCGGCTTGCAGCGAAGCAAGAGCCGCTGGTTTATTTTTCCATGGGCAGCTCCGGAAAGCCGCAAGTCATCAAAAGGATTCTGGAAGGATTCCGGGATCAACCATTCAATGTGGTGTCACCGATGAAAACAAAGCTGCAGGAGCTGTACGTAAAAGTGCCGCCGAATGTTCTCCTGACCGATTGGCTTCCGGCGCTCGACGTGAGTCGTCTTGCCGATATATCGGTCATTCATGGAGGAATCGGCACCGTTATGACGGCCGCATTGGCAGGAAAACCCGTTTTAGGCATTGGAATGATGTACGAGCAGGAATACAATATCGACTGTCTTGTCAGAAAGGGATTCGCTCACCGTATAAGAAGAACACGGCTCGATTCAGAATCTGTAAACAAGGCCATTCTGGAATTATTGACCGACAGCAATGCAAAAACATCGGCCATGCACTATGCCGATCACCTCAAAGCATGGCTGGGATCGCGCAATCAGAAAATAAGAAACTTCTTTCATGCGCTGGAAAAGGGAGAACTGAAACCCCGGCACGATCTTCCATAAACGCAACAAAGGTCTGCAATGACCACGATCATCTACCACCTTACCGGAAAGAACTGCATCAATGCCTCTCTCGTCCCCGGTCCTGGCCTTTGAAATTTGAACATAACCACTACCCCATTATAATCCTGTTTTGTATCTTACTGCTTTCCGCACCTTTTGTAAAATCTCTTCTTTCAGATATATGAAATCACCGCTATCGATCGGAGCAGCTTTTGTGGTATCTTTTGTACTGCTTTTCAGTAACGGCTTTGCTGCACCTTCTCCAATGTTCGAGCAACAGGAGAAAAACGTCGTAACTCAGGCCGAGAAAGCACCCGGGATTGAAAAGCATATTATGACAAAAGAGGATTACTGCGATAAAAACGCAAAGGATAACCTGGAAATATCCAAGGCATTGCAACAACTCGGGAATTGCGGACCAAGCTTCAATTACTCGGACTCTTATCAATACTACTATCAAAAATGCCTCCAGGGAAACGCCGTTGATATCAAGCCTCGACAAGCGTTTCTGGCAAAATGCATATCGAACAATTGTGACACGTATGCCAAAACAGCAGTAGCGCAAAACGAGAAAAGAATCGCGTCAGGTTGTCCGAAAGGAGATAATCCGGACTGGTGGAGCTCCAACTACCAATACCATTACAAATGGTGTATCCAAGGAACGAACGCTCTGGGTGTAGAGTCATACAATACACAAAGAGAACAATACCTGAACAATTGCAAAAAAACTTCGCCCCCACCGGACCCAATCACAGTAACCAAAAACGATATTGTGACATTACGCAAGGAAAACGATCCTAAAGCGACATTTGCGGATCTTCCATTTTCCGGAAGTATACCCTCGATAAAAAATGCAAAACTGTTGAGCGTCACCAATAACACACAGGTCAAAATGACCTTTAAAGACAAGTTTTTTACCGGTGGCGCAAAGTGCTTTCCCGGTCAAAACACAAAAATACTGTTCACCTTATGGCCCGGACAAACGCATTCATTCAACAAGCCCAGCCTGATGGCAGGCAAATGGTTTCATGTGTGCGTTCCGATGAATTCATTAATCACCACACCGGATAAACTGCAGCTCGACTACAGTTACGAAGTCACGACCCCCTGACACACTTCTCCGGTTCCAGCGCTCCGTTCGCCTTGTACTCAAGGCGCTCACGACAATTTATAGAGGTGCCCTTATCTTTATGTCGCCATCCCCGGACTCGATCCTTGAAATCATAAACAACTATTTCACCGGTCTTGCCCGGGGATTTTTTCGTCATTTTTATTTTTATCACCCGTTTCCGGTCACGGACTCAACGAAACACCGGTCATCTACGTTATCATTGCAACAGAACATTGCCGCAAATTCGCGGCAATCCCCATGAATCATCGTGACGACCCGACAATAAAGCTGACAGAGATCCTGTTTGCCGGAAGCAACGGAGAGTTCATGATGCGTAACAGATCAACGAGATGGCAATGCAAAAAGTGCTTGTAGTCGGAGCTTCGGGACATATCGGACGGTATGCAGCTCTTGCTTTCAAAAAGAGGGGCTGGTTTGTGCGTGTGCTGGTACGTGACCCTGAAAAACTCAAACGTCCCGGCCCATTCGGAGAACCCTTGCTTGAAGGCGTGGTGGATGAAATCGTAACAGGCGACGCAGCCAAACCCGATACGCTGTTCGGTATCGCAGACGGCATCGACACGGTTTTTTCCTCCATGGGCCTCAGAAGCTCAAAGCCCGGCATGTCATACCATGACATTGATTATCTCGGCAACGCCAATATTCTCCAGGAAGTCATGCTTCACGATGTGCAGAAATTCATCTATGTCTCGATTTTCAAAGCCGATGAAATGATGGAAATGCAGATCGTCAAGGCTCACGAAGACTTTGTCCAGGCGCTCAAGGATTCCGGCATCGACTACTCCATCCTGCGACCGAACGCCTACTTTTCCGACATGCTGCAGTTCCAGAAAATGGCAACTTCGGGAGTTATCATCTGGCCAGGTGACGGTAGCTTACGCATCAACCCGATCCATGGAGAGGATATGGGAGATATCTGCGTCGATACAGCCGCTCCCGGTCATCAGGAAATCGATATCGGCGGACCAGATATCTTTACCTATAAAGAGATGTTCACCCTTGCCTTCACAACGATCGACAAGGAACCCCGAATCATCTTCATCCCCCTCTGGATCGTCAAAGGCCTTCATTCCTTCATAAAACCCCTGAACGCCCGTATCGCCGACATGCTCGCTTTCGCCATTGCCGTCAACGAAATCGACAACACCGCGCCACGTTACGGCGAACGGCATATGAAGGATTTCTTTGAAACGTTTGGAGGAAAAAACAGAACAGACTGAGCTTTACTGATATCGTATGAAGTGAAATATGGCAGGGACTTTTAACTTATTCAACCAATTCCCCTGGTTGCATCTACACTGGCTTCACTCCCAAAGCATGCCAATATGGCTTGAATCCGGCCTCGACTACTTCAACGCTCAGATTCAGAAATGGTTTGTAATCCTGTTTCGTATGAGCAGCATCCAGAGCCTCGTAGTACTCCAATCGCCTTTCTACCGGAAGAACGACCGGAGGATAACCGTCCTTCATCAGCTCAAGGTTCATCAGGAGACGAGATGTTCTGCCGTTTCCGTCTGTGAAGGGATGGATTTTTACAAAGTCTGCATGGACACGAGCCGCACGTTCAATCGGG from Prosthecochloris marina includes these protein-coding regions:
- a CDS encoding nucleotide disphospho-sugar-binding domain-containing protein, with product MKTIAMFPAAWNLAETTRTLEVAKACRNEFNIVFATHGGQFEELIENEGFPLTRLEPGLTDEQIEHLYQVDQGEKIGSFFTVKQTRQRVEKEAAFLRNERPLAAVTGFNVTITLSSRAADVPLIWLTQSTWDIQAMIDEGLGAYADDLDMAGLRLLPDAVLKWLTRQTFSWLGGTILRPLNTVAKEYGIEKLYDLRDLWQGDHNLLAEPPDFSGLSSVPDTYYYIGPLIADLASPVPEEINRLAAKQEPLVYFSMGSSGKPQVIKRILEGFRDQPFNVVSPMKTKLQELYVKVPPNVLLTDWLPALDVSRLADISVIHGGIGTVMTAALAGKPVLGIGMMYEQEYNIDCLVRKGFAHRIRRTRLDSESVNKAILELLTDSNAKTSAMHYADHLKAWLGSRNQKIRNFFHALEKGELKPRHDLP
- a CDS encoding SDR family oxidoreductase, whose product is MAMQKVLVVGASGHIGRYAALAFKKRGWFVRVLVRDPEKLKRPGPFGEPLLEGVVDEIVTGDAAKPDTLFGIADGIDTVFSSMGLRSSKPGMSYHDIDYLGNANILQEVMLHDVQKFIYVSIFKADEMMEMQIVKAHEDFVQALKDSGIDYSILRPNAYFSDMLQFQKMATSGVIIWPGDGSLRINPIHGEDMGDICVDTAAPGHQEIDIGGPDIFTYKEMFTLAFTTIDKEPRIIFIPLWIVKGLHSFIKPLNARIADMLAFAIAVNEIDNTAPRYGERHMKDFFETFGGKNRTD